A genomic segment from Cyprinus carpio isolate SPL01 chromosome A22, ASM1834038v1, whole genome shotgun sequence encodes:
- the ca22h19orf44 gene encoding uncharacterized protein C19orf44 homolog, whose amino-acid sequence MWSRGGRSSALERAKAQLSGRRISNNGLSRDVENSGKFVSPSRQMQFQDLSEVFSPSESENQDPVKTTALESFGMGGGSRFLKKTSKDATGDRVSSAPRKTPAGTFIPQRSSQSAALSRLALIENRIRNQKTKSDGASIHANLSEPQETHTSLQSSSELSMTGNRFLKKRTVSAPREQKVPERTLGLNERKERRVSLDSDEQDMRRLLGDSFSLSEGSLQNAARQKSPQPVKKLYKKSSEKSTVPSPTPEKHEVLTHQSLSPPPSRPESHIVRFTEHSVSSETDHSEIRSLDDLFPVAAAPDSDDTLSERSAVLDDFKLNVMTLDDLAPIPFEAAEILQEKKETQARQEDRNKKSSNISDVASPPTLEEASAAYESDFESEIPSETPESASEISERLADKDKDASLISEAQYSSYKSQDGNDDNRNLSQSSSSSCHSDSSSRSTSSNATVTHGPSPDGHVKEVAVQTQADGLTYTWSSGMAAVGPSLGMTYVDPTPIASHTVSAEAIESLTAYSPAVFALNDMLRQQLALTRGFIDSTRRHYTSMIESLGPADYKYTTLEDTKEFIRAHRPPKLSIEDALEEVLQEMRDYHYS is encoded by the exons ATGTGGAGTCGTGGAGGAAGGAGTTCAGCTCTGGAGCGGGCGAAGGCTCAGCTCTCTGGACGGAGAATCTCCAACAATGGGCTTTCAAGAGATGTG GAGAACTCTGGAAAATTCGTGTCACCATCCAGACAGATGCAATTCCAGGATTTGAGCGAAGTCTTTTCGCCATCAGAAAGTGAAAACCAGGACCCTGTGAAGACTACGGCATTGGAGAGTTTCGGCATGGGTGGAGGGAGCCGATTTCTGAAGAAGACCTCCAAAGATGCCACTGGAGACAGAGTGTCATCTGCTCCTCGAAAAACTCCTGCAGGAACATTCATACCTCAACGCAGTTCACAAAGCGCAGCTTTGAGTAGACTAGCGCTCATCGAAAACCGCATCAGAAACCAGAAAACCAAAAGTGACGGCGCTAGTATCCATGCAAACCTCTCAGAACCACAAGAGACACATACATCTTTACAGTCCAGCAGTGAGCTGAGCATGACAGGGAATCGCTTTCTAAAGAAGAGGACTGTGTCCGCACCTCGAGAGCAGAAGGTTCCTGAGAGAACGCTTGGTCTGAATGAACGTAAAGAAAGGAGAGTCAGTTTAGACAGCGACGAACAGGACATGCGAAGACTTCTAGGAGATTCTTTTAGCTTATCAGAAGGTTCCTTGCAAAATGCAGCAAGGCAAAAGAGTCCTCAACCAGTTAAAAAG TTATACAAGAAGAGCAGTGAAAAGTCCACCGTACCTTCGCCGACTCCTGAAAAACATGAAGTTCTCACCCATCAAAGTCTTTCTCCTCCACCCAGCAGGCCTGAGTCACACATAGTCAGGTTTACTGAACATTCAGTGTCCTCTGAAACGGATCACAGTGAGATCCGGTCTTTGGACGATCTTTTTCCTGTTGCTGCGGCACCTGATTCTGATGATACTCTGAGCGAGAGGAGTGCAGTCTTGGATG ATTTCAAACTGAACGTAATGACATTGGACGATCTTGCCCCTATACCATTTGAAGCAGCTGAAATCTTACAAGAAAAG AAAGAAACACAAGCCAGACAGGAAGACAGAAATAAGAAGTCATCCAACATTTCAGATGTTGCTTCACCACCCACACTAGAAGAGGCCTCGGCTGCCTACGAGAGTGATTTTGAGAGCGAGATCCCATCTGAGACGCCAGAGAGTGCCAGTGAGATCTCCGAACGTCTCGCAGATAAAGACAAAGACGCCTCACTGATCAGCGAGGCCCAGTACAGCTCATACAAATCCCAGGATGGCAACGACGATAACCGTAATTTATCACAATCATCGTCATCAAGTTGCCACTCAGACTCTTCCTCGAGGTCTACCTCGTCCAATGCAACAGTCACACACGGCCCCAGTCCTGATGGTCACGTGAAGGAGGTTGCAGTACAGACTCAGGCGGATGGACTAACTTACACATGGTCTTCTG GCATGGCTGCTGTTGGTCCGTCACTGGGCATGACGTACGTGGACCCCACTCCAATAGCCAGTCACACAGTCAGCGCTGAAGCCATCGAGA GTTTGACGGCGTACAGTCCTGCCGTTTTTGCACTCAACGACATGTTGCGGCAGCAGTTGGCCCTTACTAGAGGATTCATCGACTCCACCAGACGTCACTACACGTCAATGATCGAGTCACTGGGACCTGCCGACTACAAATACACCACACTAGAGGATACTAAAGAG TTTATCCGTGCTCACAGGCCACCCAAACTGAGTATTGAAGACGCTTTAGAGGAAGTTCTACAGGAAATGAGAGACTATCATTACAGTTGA